Genomic window (Rosa chinensis cultivar Old Blush chromosome 6, RchiOBHm-V2, whole genome shotgun sequence):
GGAGGTGTTGCAGAATAACTGAATATTAAGAACTAAAATGTATGTAAGAAATCGAAGTCATAACGGAGTTGAAATTACCATGGTTTTATTTTACTAAAATACACTAAATTCTAACATGTGATTACAGATTTATTTGTCTGGAATTTATTgatacttgaaaaaaaaaagtgaaaattaaaagactaacaacataagaaaataaaatactaATCATAAAGGTCTTCATCAGCTTCACCAGCAGTAGTAGTTGCAAAAGGATCAGAACCAACAGCAGCGCCGGAGCCACTGGGGAACCTGAACTCATCTGCTCCAAACCCTCTCGCCTGGTGCAATGTGGTTGCAAATGCCTGGTACTTGCGGATATCAGCATCACTAACACTCCTACGAGCATACTTCATTGATTCCTCAAAATGAGCTGCGGTGATCTCTGATACTTCATCTTTATCCTCCTCCATAACATCAGGATTCTCACTTCTCCTCCTCTCCCTCTCAATATCTTTCTCAATGTTGTCTCTGATGGCATATTTGCAAGCACGCTGGCATATTTCAGTGATATCAGCACCACTGAAACCTTCTGTGTGCTTGGCAAGAGCTGTGAGGTCCACATACTTGGAAACAggagacttcctcaagcaagaCTTGAATATCTGATAGCGGGATTCTTCATCAGGGAGAGGAATGTAAAGCAATTGATCCAGACGTCCTGGACGAAGAAGTGCAGGGTCTATAATGTCAGGTCTGTTGGTGGCCCCAATAATGAAAACAGTTTTCTTGGCAGACACTCCATCCATTTCAGTAAGGAGTTGGTTCAAAACCCTATCAGCACCTCCAGAATCACCTACATTACTACCTCTTTTAGTAGCAATGGAATCGAGCTCATCAAAAAAGAGGACACATGGAGCAGATGCACGAGCCTTGTCAAAAATTTCTCTTACATTGGCCTCACTCTCTCCAAACCACATGGTGAGCAACTCAGGTCCCTTGATACTGATGAAGTTAGCCTGACACTCATTAGCTATAGCCTTGGCCAGAAGAGTTTTACCGCATCCAGGAGGACCATAGAAAAGAACTCCCTTTGAGGGTGACATACCGAATTTCTCAAATTTCTCTGGATGCTCAACAGGATATTGAACAGTCTCTTGAAGTTCTCTCTTAACATTTTCAAGACCTCCAATAGCATCCCAAGTAACATTGGGAACTTCAACAACCGTTTCACGAAGAGCAGAAGGGTTGCTTGTTCCAAGAGCAGTCTGGAAATGTTCGTTTGTTACTGCCATTGAGTTGAGTATCTCAGCATCTATTGTCTCATCTTCCAAGTCAATCACATCCATCTTCTCTCGGATGCATTGAAGTGCAGCCTCAGTAGATAAAGCAGCTAGATCAGCACCAACATACCCATGAGTATCCTTGGCAACTCTTTCTAAATCGACATCTTCGGCAAGCTTCATGTTCTTGCTATGAATGCGGAGGACCTCAAGACGCCCAACTTCATCTGGAACACCAATATCTATTTCCCTATCAAATCTTCCAAACCTCCTAAGAGCCGGGTCAATACTGTTTGGACGATTAGTAGCCCCCATAACAATGACATGTGCTCGGGACTTTAGTCCATCCATAAGAGTCAAGAGCTGGGAAACAATCCTCCTCTCAACTTCACCATGAGTCTTCTCTCTCTTGGGAGCAATGGAATCAATCTCATCAATAAATATGATTGATGGCGCATTCTTCTCTGCTTCCTCAAAAGCTTTCCTGAGGTTGCTCTCACTCTCTCCAGCCATCTTGGACATGATTTCTGGTCCATTGATGCAGAAAAAGAATGCCCCGGTTTCATTAGCAACAGCTCTTGCAATTAAAGTCTTGCCGGTTCCGGGAGGACCATAGAGAAGAATACCCTTTGGTGGTTTGACACCGATTGATTTAAACAGCTGAGGATGCCTCAGAGGCAGCTCAACCAATTCACGAATCTGAGCCATCTGTTTCCTAACACCACCAACATCATCATACCCTACCTCATCTAATCTTTCCTCATCCTCCCTTCTAACAGGTTCTCCCTCACAGAAGATTTCGGTGTCCGGAGCAACCACACAGTACTCAGGAGGGTCAGTCTCAATAACCTTAAACTCTACACTCCTCATTCCTCCTCTCACTAGGAAAAGATCACCTTTCCTCACCGGGCGGTAGGTCTCTTGGAAATAAGGCTTCAAGTAGGCATCAAACAGATTTCCAGTGATCCCTTCAATTGTGTCATCTATAGGGAGAATGTGGACACGCTTTCCATACCTAACATCAGCGCATTGGTGAATGGAAACAACATCACCAAGCCTAACCCTAAGGTTGTTCCTCACAACCTTGTTCATCCTTACCTTTGGTTCCTCACATGTATCATCAGCAAGAGCAATACAGATTGTgtctcttctcttctttcctTTGATCAAGACTGTGTCACCACGAAAGAGCTGGAGCTTCTCCATGGTCGCCGGGTGGAGTTGGATGATGGAGTTGTCATCCACCACAGCTTCATCGACAATGAGGCGATTTGGAGCCTTCTTGCGGTTGAGAATGGCGGTGCTGAAGTCCTTCTTCGTTCCCTCATCTTGGTTCGACATCGTGAACAGTTTTTGAGTGTCTTATGGTGCAAAAACAATTTAGAGAGGCTTTGGGGTTGGAACAAGGCTTATTTATAAGGTCCAGGACAACTTTTTTTCCTGTGCGAAAGGAAAAGTTTTGGCTACTGATTTCTTTTCCcgattggttttgaaaaccGTTCCAAAACctatttgttttccttttcctGTGAGGAAACAAAGTTCTTggttcttttaattttaatttttttggttcAGAAATATAACACTGATTATCATCAAAGGCCGGGTGAACCACTTGGACTCGGGCCATGAAAATTAGCACTGTTACAAAATCACATGATTATCAAGAAAAAAGTCGAGAGTTTatgtataaaatgaaaaagacccTTGTGATTTGGCGGGTAAATTTTAATTAATCACCCTTACATGATTTCATCTTAACCTTGTAATACAGCGTACTTTTATTTTACTAGACAGACGTTGGTTTAGATTTCCTAATCCAATATATCGTGAACACGCCAATGAATCTTTACCGACCATCATCAAAAGGCTTCAACATTTGGGCTTGATTTTCCATGCTGACGTCGTAACTTGTAACATTGGTGGTGTTATCACCTTCATCTTCACCACCAACCTTGACAACGAAAGCGCTTGAAGACGACTCAAGAGAGTGGTCTATCTCTTTGGCAGAGGAATGAGACTTTACCCCTGGTTCTATGGCCAGAGTTTGCAATAATATTCCATCCAGTTCCCTCTCTACATCTTTCATGGAAGGCCTGTCGTCTCCTTTTAAGCTTAAACAATTTTTGGCGAGATTGGCCACTTTTTCAATGATCTCCAAATTTCCATCCTTCACTATTTCATCATCAAGAATTGGATTCAACATACCCTTTTTGGCCGCGGAAACAAAGACATTTGCGAGGTTTCTCTCTTCCTCGGATCTATCAAATGAAACCACCTTTTTGCTTGTGAGTAGCTCTACAAGGACAACTCCAAAGCTATAAACGTCACTCTTGTCTGTGAGTATGTTTGATTGAAGATATTCAGGGTCTAAGTACCCCATTGTCCCTTGCACTATAGTTGGAAGTTGATTTGGATCTTCGGGAACCAAACGGGAAGCTCCAAAGTCCGACACTTTTGCGGTGAACTTCTCATCTAGTAGTATATTGGTTGCTTTTACATCTCGGTGAATGATTGGGATCGATGTCGAGTGGTGTAAGTATGAGAGTGCACTTGCAGTTTCTGCGGCTATCTTCAATCGAAACGCCCACGAAAGTGGTTCTCTCCCATTTATTCTATGAATGTGCTCATAAAGAGTGCCGTTGCCAACAAACTCATAGACTAACAAAGGCATTTGTGTCTCCAAACAACAACCTATAAGCCTCACCACATTTTtatgattgatttgagagagaacAACCACCTCATTAACAAACTGGTCACTCTCGATCTGGGCAGTATTTTTGGACTTCTTTATTGCAACCACTCTTTCATCCTTGAGTATACCTTTGTAGACTGTTCCATAGCCTCCTTCACCAAGCTTCTCACTTTCATGGTAACTGTTTGTTGCCTTCTTAAGTACTTCTGCAGTAAAGATTTGGGCTTTTGTCTCAAGAGATTCTTTTTGAGTGGACAATTTTTCTAGCAACTTTGGGCCGCCATTTGCATCGAAGTACTTTGCTTTAAGTCTTTCGAATTGTCGCCTCTTGAATCCGCAATATATCCCAAAAattccagtcatcaatacaaagaCGCTTATACTGATACCTGCATGTACATAGCTGAGAAATCATAACCAAATTTAACCATTGTAATTTATCTTTTATCCAATTATTGTTATTTCTTGGTAGCTAGGTAATAAGGTTAGGGTGTGTTACCATAAAGGCGAAGGTATATAATTATACAAATACATGCTTAAATCTAGTTTACTAAAGATGTACTAGTAATCTATTTATTCAACCCTAACTCATTGAGAATTTACTATTACACGacatttattatatatattgaaattaacATTGATTATTTtgtaaaataaatttaatagtATTTTAGTGAACAAATTTGGTGAACCCGTGATTTAATATATAGAACCACATGCGTACACGGTACACGTACATGCATATATTCCATACGAGTTTTTTTAGATAATTTGTTCAAATAAATTAGGTCATCAACACTGATAAAATAGATTTCATTTACAAATCGAATCTTCAGTCACGTAGTAATTCCATATATAAATAGCTATAGCTACGTGATCTAGAAACATACCCAATAAAATTTTCAAGGAAGTGTTGTTAACTTTGGGGGAGGGAACGCACTTCCATGGACCATCACTCCGGAACCCTTTATGACATTTACAAGAGTAATTGCCAGCAGGTGAATTTAGGCATGTTCCATTCTCGCAGGGGTTAGTTTCAGCCGAGCACTCGTCAATATCTGAAAGGATAAGTaagttcaataaaaaaaaaaaaaaatacatgtgTGTGTACGTGTGTGTATCATAGTGAATCACAAATAAATATacgtatataactatatattagATCTGTATATATTGGTGTAAAGATATATAACCTTGGCAACCGAGATATGGGTTTCCTTCGTAGCCAGGCAAGCACTGGCAATAGTAACCATTGCCGCCGGTGAAATTTCTCCGATTAGCACACTTGCTATTAGCCTTGCATGCATAATCCATACTTCTCTTTCCAGCTACCTCGCATGGCACGTTTCCCATGTCCCAGTTAAGTACCATGGGAAGCTCCTGGATGTTGTTCAGTAGTTCAAAACTCGTAGTATTAAATGTGAAGAGGCCATCTTGCACAATAAAAGCGTAACTACAAGGGTTAAAGCTCCATATCTCCTTGTGGCCGTTATAGCTACTCAATCTCACGGTGCGGTTTTTCAGTCCATGCGGGACTTGAGTTTGGCAACAGCCGACGCCAGTGCAAGACTCCCAATCGACACCGCCAAGGGTGGTGCACACAGACATGCACCCGGTTACCAACTCTTCTTCCCCTCGAAAACCTCGAAAAATTGCGTAAGTGTCACAACCAACGGCAAAGAACTTGTTTTTGCGACTGGAGATGGTGAAAGGAGGATCAACTCGGAGCAAAGGGGTGGTTCGGTATGTTCGACTACCCTGGGCGTCATAACAATCTTTCGCTATGTAACTCATAATTTGCAACTCACCCTCTGAAATGTTGAAGTTTGTAACCCGGACTTTAGCACTTGTCCAGCGTTTAGCACTTGTCCAGTACGCTGATGGAGGTTTGGTGGACTGGTCACAAGTGATGCTGAATTGGTGATTTTGTTCCGGCAACTGTCGGTAACAGCCGTCACCGATGCCAAATGGGTATGGGATTGTGAGGTCACCACAACGGTCGGGGCAGTTAGGCTTGGCTTGAGGCTGTAAGAGGCTGGCTTGATCAGCTGCTACTTGGGTGCTGGTGGTTGTTATTGAAGCTGCTACTATTGCCAATGAGACTTGCATAACAAACATCCCCACATCTACTAAGGCCATGATGGGACGCACAATGACTAATCACTGCTTCGAAAATTGTTTGTTTTGCTTATGAGTAAACCATGTGGTAGCTAACGGGGATttatatagaattttttttttttggaaagggATTTATATAGATATTTGAGAGAAGAAGATCGATGGATATAAACTAGTTTCGGAGATATATTAAGATATaatattatgatttatgaatcaCAAAATTTcgataattaaaaaaagataTTTAAAACCATTGGTTCAACATTTCAACTTAAGATGATGggaaccacgtggtgtggtgtgctGGTTGAACGGGCTGGTTTGGAACCCCCAGATTTAGCgttcgaatcccagctccaTCTCGTGGCCGCAGATTTGTGGGACCCTTTGGGTTCGTGAGTCTGTGGTGCAGTAGATTAGTTTGGCTTTGCCTGAGTTTCGCCGCAATGTCGGTGCAGGTGTCCTGGCGCTGGGATACTAttgcatgggtgtgtgagttacctgattaaaaaaaaaaaaaaaaaaaacttaagatGATGGGGAAATCTTTGGCGTGAAAAACGCGGGGTTTCAGCATTTCCCTGTATCCACATGATTCACTTCACAATCATATTCTTGTCTAAGAGGgaaaaacaagaaggaaaaaagcaTCATACGTACTGATAGTGTCACACTGGTGACCTCGCCAATAATTTGATATATATAACTATcgaaaagaaacaaatttgTTCATGCAATGAACAAATCGGAGAATGATAGGTTGATTGGCAAAAGCAACAAGAAATGGTGACAATAATTTGATataaaacattgaaaagaaacaaatttgCATGATGGGAGATACAAATCGGGGAATGGTTGATTAATTGAATGATTGATTGGCAAAAGCAACAAGAAATGGAGATATTTAATTAACTATGTATCCTAATGCCCCAGTGAGCATAGCGTCTAAAAAGAGCAAACTCAAACAAGGAAGAAAAGGCAATTTGATCAATCATCTTTATTGTTACATCATTGTCCAAAAGCATGATAGTTCCAATTTAGAGCTAGCTATATATACGTACATGTattaattttaaaatatatatatatatacacacacacacacatacatgtaCATACAGTAATGCTTTAGCGATCATCCTTCATTTCCATTACAAATATATATGAGTTCAGCTAGAGAGACTTCATTAAAGGTATGACTCAACTCTGGTTCGTACTTATACCTTCTATAAATTCATGGACCTAATtaaattacccaaaaaaaaaaatgatggaatacTATCACGGACGATTGGACCGTGGAAgaagtaatactttttttttttttttttttttttttgaaggggtttggaacccagcctaactgggaggctcagccccacgcccgggtttaattaatgaaaaagagaaaaattacaaAAGGGAAAGGGGGACTAGACCAAAACCTCTcccataaaaagaaaacaaaagagaaaaatccaaCCAAATCAACGATAATGGAGGACTCCTAAGGCATCATTACGAAGCTTAGAAAAAATCTCCATTGGAGGCGTAGGGAGCCAGCAAAGAGAAAGAAAGGCCAATCCCAAATTCGCCAAGCAATCTGCCACTGAATTGCCTTCCCTATGAATATGACTGCAATAAAATTGCATCGAATTAAGACGAGATAAGCAATTGTGCCAATGAACACGCAGAGGCCAAGGGGGCTTGAAGGTAGAAGACCTCAACCCTTCAATCACACCCATAGAATCACACTCTAACCAGAGAGTATGCCAACCAAACTGATAAGCAAACTCCACTCCAATAATCACTGCCATTAACTCCGAATAAAAAGCATTCTGGAAACCCAAGTTCTGACAGTAGCCTCCAATATAACGCCCACCAGAAATTCTAAATATACCACCACATGCCGCCGCCCCAGGATTCCCTTTAGCAAGGCCATTAGTGTTGAGCTTAATCCAGGAATGAGTCGGAGAAAGCCACCTAACCATACGAGGGATGCGCACCTGTTGAATAATGGGCTGAACTCCAAATTCCTTAAGAATATTAACATCCAGTAATCCTTTCGAACTACCTGGAAAGTAGGGTGCCGCAAAATGAACCCAAGATTTAATTGAACAAAGAACACGCCAGAGAGAGGGCTGCTTATTATCAAAGACCAGCTTGTTCCGCACCTTCCAAATCTGCATCAGAGTAAAAAGACCCGTTGCTAACCAAACATTAGCTAATTGAGAAGAGAATCTCTTACCAATAAAAGCATTCCAGAAGTCGTCAAGCGACCCTTGAGAAGGCAAAGAAGTGCCAAAACAACAAGCTAACCACTGCCAAATATGTTGAGCAAATGAGCAATTGAAGAAGAGATGCACTGAATCTTCCACACACCCCAGAGAGCATAAGGGACATTTCGAAACAAGGGTAACCCCATGACGCTGGAGCTGCAAATCAGTGGGTAACCTATCATAGAAAATCCTCCAAGCTAATAAGGAATACCGGGGAGGAATAAAAGAATTCCAAATGCTAGTAGCCCAACCTTTTTATTGAACTTCTGACGAACCAACTCATAACCATCAGAAAAAGAAGGGACCCCAGAACTGGAGTGTTCCCAAATGAGACAATCACTTTCAGCTTGGAGGGGGAGAGTAATGTTGTGGATCTTTTGTGCAATATGTGGATACAGAGAGTAAAACCGAGCTGGCAAGGACCATTGCTGGTTAGCAATAAAGTCAGAGACAAGAGCATGCAGTTGTGGAGAAAGTGAAACACGTTGCAACTCCTCTAAGATTGGAACATCCAACCATTTATCCGACCAGAAATTCACCATAGAACCATTGCCAATAAGCCATCTAGAGTTCTGATATATTAAAGGGAGAGAAACTTTCAATCCATGCCAGATTGAAGAAGTAAAAAACTTTAATCTCATAAACCGCGAAACGAAAAAACGGCGCCGAGCAAAGAGACCCCAGGGAGAGGCTGAGGTGAGAGTTCCCCAGCTAAACCGAAGGAGCGCTGCTTGGTTAAGAGCCTTAGGGTCCCGTAAGCCGAGCCCCCCCTCAATCTTAGGAGTACAAACCTGACTCCAAGATACAGTAACCATCTTTCGTATCGCCAGGTCTCCAGACCAAATAAAATTCCGAGCACAGACAGCCAAATGCTTAATAAGAGAGGAAGGCCAAATGTACACTGTGAAAGTATGAAGAAGCATGCTTTGAAACACTGATTGAACAAGTTGTACCCTGCCTGCCATAGATAAAAGCTTACCTTTCCAACCAGCAAGCTTAGATTTAGCCTTATCCGCCAAGGCTTGGAGATGAATACGTCGAGGCTTACCGCGAAAAATTGGTACTCCCAAATAGGTGAATGGGGTCACACCTCTCTTGAACCCCAATAACC
Coding sequences:
- the LOC112169372 gene encoding cell division cycle protein 48 homolog; its protein translation is MSNQDEGTKKDFSTAILNRKKAPNRLIVDEAVVDDNSIIQLHPATMEKLQLFRGDTVLIKGKKRRDTICIALADDTCEEPKVRMNKVVRNNLRVRLGDVVSIHQCADVRYGKRVHILPIDDTIEGITGNLFDAYLKPYFQETYRPVRKGDLFLVRGGMRSVEFKVIETDPPEYCVVAPDTEIFCEGEPVRREDEERLDEVGYDDVGGVRKQMAQIRELVELPLRHPQLFKSIGVKPPKGILLYGPPGTGKTLIARAVANETGAFFFCINGPEIMSKMAGESESNLRKAFEEAEKNAPSIIFIDEIDSIAPKREKTHGEVERRIVSQLLTLMDGLKSRAHVIVMGATNRPNSIDPALRRFGRFDREIDIGVPDEVGRLEVLRIHSKNMKLAEDVDLERVAKDTHGYVGADLAALSTEAALQCIREKMDVIDLEDETIDAEILNSMAVTNEHFQTALGTSNPSALRETVVEVPNVTWDAIGGLENVKRELQETVQYPVEHPEKFEKFGMSPSKGVLFYGPPGCGKTLLAKAIANECQANFISIKGPELLTMWFGESEANVREIFDKARASAPCVLFFDELDSIATKRGSNVGDSGGADRVLNQLLTEMDGVSAKKTVFIIGATNRPDIIDPALLRPGRLDQLLYIPLPDEESRYQIFKSCLRKSPVSKYVDLTALAKHTEGFSGADITEICQRACKYAIRDNIEKDIERERRRSENPDVMEEDKDEVSEITAAHFEESMKYARRSVSDADIRKYQAFATTLHQARGFGADEFRFPSGSGAAVGSDPFATTTAGEADEDLYD
- the LOC112169373 gene encoding wall-associated receptor kinase 2, translating into MALVDVGMFVMQVSLAIVAASITTTSTQVAADQASLLQPQAKPNCPDRCGDLTIPYPFGIGDGCYRQLPEQNHQFSITCDQSTKPPSAYWTSAKRWTSAKVRVTNFNISEGELQIMSYIAKDCYDAQGSRTYRTTPLLRVDPPFTISSRKNKFFAVGCDTYAIFRGFRGEEELVTGCMSVCTTLGGVDWESCTGVGCCQTQVPHGLKNRTVRLSSYNGHKEIWSFNPCSYAFIVQDGLFTFNTTSFELLNNIQELPMVLNWDMGNVPCEVAGKRSMDYACKANSKCANRRNFTGGNGYYCQCLPGYEGNPYLGCQDIDECSAETNPCENGTCLNSPAGNYSCKCHKGFRSDGPWKCVPSPKVNNTSLKILLGISISVFVLMTGIFGIYCGFKRRQFERLKAKYFDANGGPKLLEKLSTQKESLETKAQIFTAEVLKKATNSYHESEKLGEGGYGTVYKGILKDERVVAIKKSKNTAQIESDQFVNEVVVLSQINHKNVVRLIGCCLETQMPLLVYEFVGNGTLYEHIHRINGREPLSWAFRLKIAAETASALSYLHHSTSIPIIHRDVKATNILLDEKFTAKVSDFGASRLVPEDPNQLPTIVQGTMGYLDPEYLQSNILTDKSDVYSFGVVLVELLTSKKVVSFDRSEEERNLANVFVSAAKKGMLNPILDDEIVKDGNLEIIEKVANLAKNCLSLKGDDRPSMKDVERELDGILLQTLAIEPGVKSHSSAKEIDHSLESSSSAFVVKVGGEDEGDNTTNVTSYDVSMENQAQMLKPFDDGR